CCGGCTCGGGCTCGGACGCTTCTTCGGAGGCGGGTTCGGGGGCAGGCGCTGACGCCACAGGGACCTGCTCGCCGGCCTCACCGACGACGACCAGCGGCGTGCCCACCTTCACCGTCTCGCCTTCCGAGACGAGGATCGCCAGGATCGTTCCCTCGACGGGGGACGGGATCTCGGTGTCCACCTTGTCGGTGGAGACCTCGACGAGGACCTCGTCCTCACGAATCGTGTCGCCCACCTTCTTCGGCCAGGAGAGAATCGTTCCCTCCGTGACCGTCTCACCCAGCTGCGGCATGTTGACCGTCGTGGCCATCCTCGCTCCTCTCACATGGCGGCCCGTGCCGCCGGTTCAGTGCAGACTTCTTCCGCTTGCGCTGAGCAATGTTTCGCCCACCGCCTCCGAAAGGGTCGGATGGGCGTGAATGAACGCCGCCGCCTCGGACGGCAGCGCCTCCCAGCCCACTGCGTACATCATCTCATGGATCAGCTCGCCCGCTTGGGGCCCGACGATCACCGCTCCCAGGATCGGACCGTTCTTCTCCGCGACGATCTTCACGATGCCGCGATTCTGCCCGATGATCCTCGCGCGGCTCACCGCGGCGAACCCGTGGCTGGTCACCTCGACGTCGAACCCGAGTTCTTTCGCCTTGGCTTCCGAGTAACCGACCTCGGCCATCTCGGGGCGCGTGTACACGACGAGCGGGACTGCGCGATAGTCGACCGGCTGCGTCTCTCCGGTGGCGATGTAGGTGATCGCCGCGATCGCCTCGGCGAACCCGACGTGGGCGAGCTGCGGTGTCCCCGCGACGATGTCGCCGATCGCGTACACGCCCGGTTCGGCCGTCTGCATCGTCGCCTTGTCGACTTCGACGAACCCGCGATCCACCACGGCTTTGGTGCTCTCCAGGCCGATCCCGTCGGTGAGGGGCTTGCGACCGACGGCGACCAGCACGACGTCGACATCGACCGAGTCGTCGCCGAACGGCACCGTCACCCCCGTGTCGGTGATCTGCGCGGGTCCGACCTGCACCGACGTACGGATCTTGACGCCGTGACGCTTGAGGTTGCGGGTCAGTTCCTTCGCTGCGTCCGCGTCGGCCCCGGGAACGATCTGATCCATCATCTCGAACAGGTGCACTTCGCTGCCGACGTCGACGAGCATCGAGGCGAACTCGCACCCGATCGCCCCGGCACCGATGATGGCGACCCGCTTGGGCTGCGTCTCCCAGTCGAGGGCGTCGTCGGAGGTGACGATCTTCGTTCCGTCGAACTCGTACCCGGGAATCGAGCGAGGACCCGAACCGGTCGCGACGATGACGTTGCGGCCCTCGAGAACTCGTTCGCCGTCGACACCGGCCACCCGCACCTTGCCGGGGCCCTCGATGCGACCGAACCCGGAGATGATCTCCGCGCCGCGGGATCGAAGGAGGCCGGCGAGGCCTTTGGTCAGGCCGGCGACGATGTCGTTCTTGCGGGCGTGGGCGACGCCCCAGTCGAGTGTCGGCTCGGTCGAGTTGACGCCGAAGCCGGCCGCCTCCTTGACGGTGGTGAACACTTCGGCGGTGTGGAGCCAGTGCTTTGCGGGGATACAGCCGCGGTTGAGACAGGTCCCACCGACCTGCTGGTCTTTCTCGACGAGGGCGACGCTGAGGCCGAAATTGTGCGCATACAGGGCAGCCGCGTACCCCCCGGGCCCGGCACCGATGATGACGACGTCGTACAAGGAGATCCTCCGTGTGGGGGGCCCGAGGATAGTGGCCTCCCGGCGGTGCAGTATCTACAAAACGGTTTCTGGTCAATGCTGGCGTCGCATACCGACGCTGCCATTGACAGGAAAAACAGAGGTCGGTTTCTGGTCAATGCTGGCGTCGCATACCGACGCCGGCATTGACGAGAACGCTGGCTACTGTGTTTGGCCGTGATCCAACTCCCCTCCTCCAACCACGTGATCGACACCGAGGCGGGCATTCGCCTCGAGGCACGTTGGGACGAACCGGACGTTGCCACCGGCGTGGTCGTGTTCTGTCACCCGCATCCACAGGCCGGCGGCACCATGCACGCCCCCCTGATGCATCGGGTGACCCATGGCCTCGTCGAGCGCGGCTTTGCGGTGCTGCGCTTCAACTTTCGGGGTGTCGGGGCATCAACAGGAACCTGGGACCGGGGAGAAGGCGAGATCGACGACGTCGCCGCCGCGGTGCAGGACGCTCGAGACCGCCACGCCGACCTCCCCCTCGGTCTGGCAGGCTGGTCGTTCGGTGCCCTGACCTCGCTTCGCTGGCAGGGACGGTCCGACGACGACTCCCCCTACGCCGGTATCGCGCTGCCGGTCGGCATGTTCGCCGAGCCGAAACGATTGGCCCCGGCACCCAGGGTGCTGATCATCGGAGATCGTGACCAGTTCGCCACCGTCGAGGCGACCCGTACCTACGCGAAGTCGATCGGAGCGACGGTGGAAGTCCTCGAAGGCAGTGACCACTTCTTCACGTTCCGGCACGACCGTGTGACCGAGATCGTCGCCCAGACACTCGCTCAGCGACACGAGCGGTAGAACAGGACCCCGACGAGCACCCCGCCGGCCACCCCGTACCCGAGCCAGGCGGTCGATTCGCGTCCCAAGGCCCAAGCGGCCATGAACGCGAACGCGACTCCGAAGAACACACCCACGACCAGCCACCATCCGACGCTTCGACCCATGACGAACCCCTCGCAGCCCCCAGCCCGGTTCAATGTATCGCACTTGAGCCGCCGCGTGAAGGGGCAAGCACGGCTTTGCACCCGTCTCGTGAGGATTCACGCCGAGATTCCACGCCCGTGGGCACCGCCCGGTAATCTCCCGACTGTTGGTCGTTGGGGGAGACGGCCGGAGACAACCGGAGCGAGACATGAGGAGGCCACCGTGCCGCAATACCGTATAGCAGCAATCCCCGGAGACGGAGTGGGCGCCGAGATCACCCAGGAGGCCACCCGAATTCTCAACGCTGCGGCCCAGATCCACGGATTCGACGTCGAACTCGAGACGTTCGATTGGTCATGCGATTACTACCTCCAAAACGGCGTGATGATGCCCGAGAACGCCCTGTCGACACTCGCAGATTTCGACAGCATCTTCCTTGGTTGCATCGGGGACGCGAACAAGGTCCCCGACCACATCTCCCTGCAGCTCCTCCTCGCGATCCGTACCGGCTTCGACCAGTACGTCAATCTTCGCCCGATCAAGCTCTATCCGGGAGTACGTACTCCGATCACCACGGCCACCCCGGAGACCGTCGACATGCTGGTCATCCGTGAGAACACCGAAGGCGAGTACTCGCGGGTCGGCGGCATCTTCAAGCAGGGAACGCCCGAAAGCTTCGCGCTGCAGACGGGCGTGTTCACGTGGAAGGGCTGTGAGCGCGTCATCCGCTATGCGTTCGACGCCGCCGTCCAGCGAAGAGACACCGCCGGCTCCCCCGGACGCGTCACCAACTGCACGAAGTCGAACGCACTGAACTACTCGATGGTCTTCTGGGACGAGGTGTACGCGGCGGTGGCCCAGGACTACCCGACCGTCGAGACGGACATGGCGCTCGTGGACGCCCTCACGATGTGGTTCGTCAAGAACCCCGGCTGGTTCGACGTGGTCGTGGCCTCGAACCTCTTCGGAGACATCATCACCGACCTCGGCGCGATGCTCCAGGGCGGAATGGGGTTCGCCGGCGGCGGAAACGTCAATCCGGAGCGGACCTACCCGTCGATGTTCGAACCCATTCACGGTTCCGCACCCAAGTACACGGGCAAACGTATCGTCAATCCGATCGCCTCGATCGAAGCGATCAGGATGATGCTCGAACATCTGGGCGAGAAGGAGGCGGCGGACAACGTTCAGCAGGCGGTTGCATCGACCCTGGGAAAGGGCGAGGTCCGCACCAGGGACATGGGTGGGAACAACACAACCGATGAAGTCGGCCTGGCCGTCGAGAAGGCGATGAGGGCGACCGCATGACAGGACGCGGCGAGGAGGTTCCAACGATGGCAAAGGTCAAAGTGGGTGTTGCGGGCTATGGCGTGATCGGGCAACGCCTGGCCGATGGTGCCGCCCGGCAGGAAGACATGGAGGTTGTCGGTGTCGCCGATGTGGCCCCCACCCTCTCGGTGCAGGCGCTCGCAGAACGCGGCATGCCCTTCGATCTCTACGCCGCCAATGCGGACGGCCGGACCGCGCTGGAGGGGGCCGGCATCCCCGTCACGGGAGACTTCGACGACCTCCTCGGACAAGTGGACATCATGCTGGACGCCACCGGGGCAGGCATCGGCGCCAAGAACAAGGAGAAATACGTCCAACGCGGCATCAAGGCGATCTTCCAGGGGGGAGAAGCAGGCGAAGTGGCGGACGTGTTCTTCCACGGCTACGCCAACTACGAGAAGGGCCTCGGGCGTGACTACCTGAAGCTCACCTCCTGCAACACGACCGGCCTGATACGGGCGGTCGACTGTCTCGATCGTGCCGTCGGCATCGAGAAGGTCGCCGTCACGATCATCCGACGTGTCGCCGATCCGGGTGACACCCATCGCGGTCTGGTCGACTCTCTCCTCATGGAGCCGATTCCCAATCATCAAGCGGTCGACCTGATGAACATCATGCCCCACATCGACGCGACGGGCCTGCTGGTGCACGCTCCGGTCACTCACGGCCACATCATCAGCATCGTCGCCACGCCGAAACGCTCGATCGGCAAGGACGCGGTCATCGAGGCCTTCCGGGAGCATCCCCGCATTCGAGTCGTGAAGATCGCCGACGGGTTCACCACCAACACGTCGCTCTTCAACTATGCCCGCTTTCTCGGTCATCCTCGTGGAGACATGTATGAGATCGGACTGTTCGAAGAGACCGTCGGCATGTCTGGCGATGACGTGATGTTCGCCATCAACATCCCCCAGGAGTCGGTGGTCATCCCGGAAACGATCGATGGAATCCGGGCGGCGCTCGAGCTGCAGACCGACCGCCTCGAAGCCGTCGGACTGACCAACAAATACCTGGGCATCGGCTGAACCAGGGATCGGACACGTCATGAAGATCGCATCGCTCGACGACTTCGACGTCCGCGGCTCTCGGGTCCTGCTCCGCGTCGACATCAACTCTCCGATCGACCAGGAGACCGGCGCGATCGCCGACGACAACCGGCTGAACAAGAGCCTTCCCACAATCGAGGACCTGGCGAGCGCGGGAGCGAAGACCGTGATCATCGCCCACCAGGGCGACACGCTGGACTACCACAACCTCGTCTCCCTCGAGGAGCATGCGGTGAAGCTCTCGGAGAAGCTGAGCCGCACGGTGTCGTTCATCGACGATGTGGCCGGTCCGGCGGCGCGGCGCGCGATCCTCGATCTGGAAGACGGGGAGATCCTCCTTCTCGACAATCTTCGCTTCCTCACCGAGGAGGTCTCCACGTTCGAGAACGCGGTCAAGCTCACACCGAAGGAGATGACCAGGACCTACCTCGTGCGGAACCTTGCGCCGCTCTTCGACCTGTACGTCAACGATGCGTTCGCGGCTGCGCACCGGAGCGCCCCGTCGATGGTCGCGTTCCAGGAACTCCTGCCCACGGCGGGAGGGCGTCTCCTCCTCGAAGAAGTCGCCGCACTGTCGAACATTGCCGAGAATCCGGAGCGGCCGTGCGTCTTCGTCCTGGGCGGATTGAAGATCTCCGATGCCTTCGGGATGATGACGAAGATCCTCGCCGAGGGAACGGCCGACACGCTGCTCACGACCGGTATCACCGGGCACATCATGCTCATGGCGGCCGGTATCGACCTGGGGCCGGCCTCGGTGCGCTTCATCCGGGATCGGTCACTCGACGCCTTCGTTCCCCAGGCCGTCGATTACCTGGCGCGATACGGTGATCGGATACGGGTGCCGATCGACGTCGCCGTGGATGACCATGGCCGCAGGCGCGAGGTGCCCGTATCGGACCTTCCGACCGACCTGATGATCATCGACATAGGCTCCGAGACCATCGCCGAGTACGGCCGGGTCATCAACGAGGCCGCGACCGTGTTCGTCAACGGCCCGGCGGGTGTGTACGAGTCGCAGATCGGCGCCACCGGCACACGCTCCCTCTGGGAGGCGGTGGCCGCCACATCGGGACGCTCGGTGATCGGCGGCGGCGACACCGTCGCCGGCGCACGTCGGTTCATCGATCTGAACGACATCGACTTCGTGAGCACCGGTGGTGGTGCGCTGATCCGCTACCTGAGCGGCCGGCCTCTCCCCCTCCTGAGGGCGATGGAGAAGGCGGCCGAACGGGACCTGGCACGGTGAGCGCCGGCGGCGCGGACCGGGCCCCTGTGATGGGTTCGGCTCGCTCCCCGTGGCTGCGCGACGATGGCCACGGATACGCCGACAGTGCCCTGGCTACGCCCGGACGCTCTTCGGGCCGTCCGATGATGCATCCGCCGCGATGGTGATGAACACACCGGCGTGACCGACCCGGGTGCTCGATCACCCGCCGGAACGGCTCCGGTGCACGCCTGGCACAATGGGCGCTACATTGAGGCGCAAGCAGGCCAAACGAGGAGGATACGGACGTGGCTGGAACCTTTGTACCGAATGCATCGGTCGATTTCGAAACACTGGACTGGGGACAGCTCGGTTGGCTGTCCCGACCGGCATCCACCGGAGCGAAACAGCTCGTCGTCATCGATGTTCGGCTCGATCCAGGCGGCTGCCACAATTTCCACAAGCACCCCGATCAGGAAGAGGTCCTCTTTGTGGTCGAAGGGGCGGTCGAACAGTGGATCGGCGACGAGAAGCACATCATGGCGGCGGGCGACTCCTGCTTCGTCCCGAAGGACACGGTCCACGCCTCGTTCAACGACTCCGATGACGATGCGAAGTTGCTGGCCATCCTCGGTCCTTGCGTCGGTGAGGCCGGATACGAACTCGTCGACGTCTCCGGGGAAGAACCTTGGGCTTCGCTTCGCTGATCGCCGACGTCGGCCCGACCCGTACGAGATCCGCTGCGCGCGCCCGCCTGACGNNNNNNNNNNNNNNNNNNNNNNNNNNNNNNNNNNNNNNNNNNNNNNNNNNNNNNNNNNNNNNNNNNNNNNNNNNNAGCGACCGATTCGTCGACGACGTCGCCGCTCACGGGTCACACGAAAAGCTCCGGGCGGCGATCGCACGCGTGCACGCGCCCGGAGCCGACCATGTGGCCGCCATACGCCCGGCTCCGCAGGGATCTCCTGTCGATCGGACCGGTCTCGAAGCGATGGGGCCCACCTCTTGACCGGTATCTCTGGGCCCGACTATCGTAAATACTCGATAATCGATGATTTGCCCGGGTGTGTCCGATCGACCTGGCCGTGGAGGTGACGGTGGAACTCAAAGCCGTGACGAGAGAAGAAGCGCGGGTGTTCAATCTGCCCGGCAGGGATTGGCTGCACTACATCGGCCCGGAGATCGGCGATGCCCGGAATCTGACCGTCGGCTACTCGGTGTTCCCTCCAGATTCGGCCCCCGAGGGGCATGTCCACCCGACCGAGGAAGAAGTCATCTACATCGTCTCGGGCAAGGGTGAGCTGGTGACACCCGAGGGCACGGCCATCCTCGAACCCGGCACCTGCGTGTACATTCCGCCGGGTCTGCACCACCAGACCGTTTCCCGCGGCCCCGGACCCCTGGAGATGGTCACCGCCTTCTCTCCACCTATTGTTCCCGGCTCATACGAGAAAGAGAACGAATGAACGTGAGCGCACCGCCCGAACCGAGATCCGAATGAAGACAGCCGAGCCGACCATCGCCGAGATCGCCGACATCGCCCGCAGGGCTCGTATCCAGATTCTCAAAGCGGTCGCCCATGCAAAAGGTGGCCATGTGGGCGGCCCCTATTCGGCAATCGACATGCTGGCCACCCTCTACTTTCGCGTTCTGAATGTTCGGCCCGATGAACCGGACTGGCCCGACCGAGACCGGTTCGTGCTGTCCAAGGGCCACAGCTCCATCGCCTTGTACACCATCCTGGCGATGCGGGGCTTCTTCGACATGGAGGAGCTGGCGACGTTCGACTCGATCGACTCCAGGCTGCAAGGCCATCCGGACATGACGATCACCCCGGGTGTCGACATGTCGTCCGGCTCGCTCGGCCTCGGTTTCGCCGGGGCACTCGGCATCGCCCTCGGGGCCCGAACATTGGGCAAGGACTTCACCACCTATGTGATGCTCGGCGACGGTGAGTGCAACGAGGGGATCGTGTGGGAAGGGGCCCATGTGGCCAACCGCTATCACCTCGACAACATCGTGGCGATCATCGACCAGAACAACCTCCAGCAGTTCGGCTGGCGCGGCGACACGGAGACCGAACGCCTCACCCCGTACGTCGGAGACGAGCTCGCCGGCCGCTGGAAGGCGTTCGGATGGCACGTGCTGGAGGTGGACGGTCACGACATTCAAGCGTTCCTGGACACCGTGGAGAAGGCCCGGGCCGTCTCCGGAAGCCCCGTCGCGATCGTGGCCCACACCATCAAAGGCAAAGGGGTCTCCTACATGGAGGACAACTACACATGGCACAGCAGGGTGCCGACCGAGGAGGAGTTCGCCATCGCGATGCAGGAACTCGGCGACACGAAAGCCGGTGAACGATGACCAGTCTCGCACCGGGGAAAGCGCTCAGAGTGGCCTTCGGTGAGACGATCGCCGAACTCGCAAGGACCGATCCCCGACTTGTCGTCCTCGACGGCGATACCGGGAGCTCCACCCGGACGGACTTCTTCGAGAACGAGCATCCGGAACGGTTCTTCCAGATGGGGATCACCGAACAGAACATGCTCGGCATGGCAGCCGGCATGGCGACGCTCGGGTTGATCCCGATCGTCAGCACCTTTGCCTGCTTCATCGTCTCTCGGGCACACGACTCGATCCGGGTGCTGATCGCCCAGCCGAAGCTGAACGTCAAACTGATGGGCGGATACGCCGGTCTGCTTGCCGGGATGACCGGCAAGACACACCTCATCTTCGATGACATCTCCATCATGCGAGCAATGGCGAACATGACGGTGATCGCCCCCGCCGACGAGATCGAGACCCGCAAGGCGCTGCCCGCGATCATCGACCATCCCGGTCCGGTGTACCTGCGGCTGACCCGCCCCAACTCGCCGATCCTCTTCGATGACGACTACGAGTTCGAGATCGGCAAGGCGGTCACCCTTCGAGAAGGGTCCGACATCACCGTCTTCTCGACGGGTTTGCAGAGCGTCCGCGCGTACGAGGCCGCGCAAACACTGGCAACCGAGGGCATCGACGTGCACCTCGTCCACGTGCCGACGATCAAGCCACTCGACGTCGACGCAATCGTGAGCGCCGCAGCGAAGACGGACCTGGTGATGACGTCGGAGGAGCACACCATCGTGGGCGGTCTTGGCGGGGCGATCGCCGAGACTCTGGCGGAGCACCATCCCGTAACGGTCAAGCGACACGGTCTGCAGGACGTGTTCGGAGAGTCCGGGCCCGACGCGGCTCTCCTCGAGAAGTACGGCATCTCGCCGTCGAAGACGGCCGAGGCGGTCCGTGAGACGGTCCGCTCTCACAAGGCGTGACCGGAGGGACGGTCGGTAGAGGCATGGAACTGGAGAAGGTGGAGGGAACGTAAGTGAGCCAACTGGATATCTTCAGGCTCGACGGCAAGGTTGCCATCATTCCCGGTGGCAGCGGTGGCATCGGGTCCACGATTGCAGAGGGACTCGCAGCGGCCGGCGCCAGAGTTGCGATCGTGGGCCGATCGGCGGAGCGTGCCCAGGTCGTGGCCGAGAGAGTGCTCGATACCGGCGGCCAGGCCCTGGCGATCGCGGCCGATGTCACACAGAAGGAAGAGGCGGACCGTGCCGTGGCCGAGGCCACCGGCCGGTGGGGCCGCCTCGACATCATCGTCAACGCGGTCGGAGGCGGGGCCGGCAACGTCCTGTTCGATGCGCAGGACTACCCGATTCCCGAATGGGACTGGATCTTCGAGTTGAACGTTCGCAGCACCGTGCTCCCCACACAGGCGGCGGTCAAGGCAATGATCGAAGCCGGGCACGGGGGCAAAGTCCTGAACATCTCATCGGTCCGGGGCCAACTCGGCATCAATGCCGGCTACTCGGCGTACGTGGCCGCAAAAGGGGCAATCGATTCACTGACGCGCCAGTGGGCCACGGAGTGGGCGCGGCACGGAATCTGCGTAAACGCGATCGCCCCGACATTCATCGACACACCCCAGGTTGCGATGTTGTTGGAAGATCCCGACTTCAAGGCCGGCGTCGTCAACCGCATCCCGCTCAACCGGGTCGGTGAGACCGCGGACCTGGTCGGCGCGAGCCTGTTGTTCTGCTCGGAAGCCTCGTCGTTCATCACCGGACAGATCCTCACCATCGATGGCGGACTGACCGCCACGCAGTAACCACCAATCAAAGGAAGACCCAGAGAAATGCAGAACGTCACACCCAACGTATTCACGGAGACGAAGCTCCGCGGATGCAACCCGAGCTATGTGACGACATCGGACGGCGTGGTCGTCATCGATACGCCCCAGCTCCCCACCAAGGCGGTAGCCATGCGCGAAGAGGCCGAATCTCACGGCCCGATCCGCTACCTGATCAACACCGAGCATCACGTCGACCACATCTTCGGCAACTACTACTTCAAGGGCGCCGGCACCGTCGTGCACCACCAAGGCGTCTACGACAATTTCATGGTCGTCAGCCCCGAACTGGACCCCTTCGCGTACGCTGCGGAAGCGATCCCGACCGACGACCCGGACGGCGAGGCCATCTTCCCCGATCGGGACGAGTACTACTCGAACCCCAACAAGGGCCAGATCGTCTTCTCCGAGAATCTGACACTGCGAGTGGGAGGCCACACCTTCGAGCTGCTTCACACTCCGGGCCACACCCCCGGCCAGGTGGCGGTGCACGTCCCGGAAGAACGAGTCGTGTTCACCGGCGATACCGTCTTCTCCCAATGTCAGACGTGGCTGATGACCTCGAACGTGGACCAGTGGCTCGACGCCCTCGACACGGTCCGGGCACTCGATGTCGATCACATCGTTCCGGGTCATGGGCCCGTCACGACCAAGTCGTATCTCGACGTGCAGCGGTCCGTGCTGCTCGAGTGGAAGACGGCCGTGGCGATCGGCATCGCCAAAGGCTGGTCGAAGGAGGAGACGATCGAGCGGGTCAACTTCTCGGATCGGTGCCCGGTCGACATCGGCCAGGAGTACATGATGGACTTCATCCAGAACCTCAACGCAGGATCCCTCTACGACAAACTCACCACGGTCTGAAGTCGGAGCGACACGGCCGTTCGAGGAGCGTGCAATGAACGCACCGTCCCACTCTGCCGTCTCGTCTGTCCACGTGGCCTGGCGAGCGGTCGTCCCGGCCTTTGCGGCAGTGACGGTGAGCGTCCTTCCAGGTTTCCTGACCGCCGGTCTGGCCGTCCAGATCGGCAACGGCATCGGGCTCGGCCTTACCGGGTTGGGCGTGGTGATCGGGGTCTTCTTCGCCGCCTCAACGCTGGGATCCCCACTGATGGGGGCGCTGGTCCAACGGGTGGGCTGGGCTCGCGGCCTGCGTCTGTCGAGCTTCATGGCGGCCGTGTCGCTGGCCGGAATAGCCTTCGCCGCGCCAACACCCGTCGCGTTCGGCGCATGGCTCGTCCTCGGTGGATTGGCGATTTCGCTGGCGCAACCTGCTGCAAACCTCACCGTTGCCCGCTGCGTCGGCAGCCGGCGCCGGGGCTTCCTGTTCGGCGCGAAGCATGCGTCCGCTCCCGCAGCGATCTTCCTCGGCGGCTTGGCAGTGCCGGCAGTGGCACTGACGGTCGGATGGGAATGGGCGTTCTGGGGAGGGTCGGCTCTCGCCCTGTTGACCGCGCTTGCGGTCCCCCTCAGACCCGCCGACCACGAAGTCGACTCCCCGAACCGCCCTGTCGAGCAGGTCGGGCGCCCGAGCACGCCTCTGGGATTGCTGATTGCTCTCGCCGGTGCCGCGATGCTGGGCATCGGAGGAATCAACGCTCTCGCCTCGTTCACCGTCACCTACGCCGTGCATGCAGGCTTCGGTGAGAGCACCGCCGGACTCTTGCTGGCCGGCGGCAGCCTGGCCGGCATCACTACACGTCTGGTCGCCGGATGGCTGATCGACCGGACCGACCGCGCCGACCTCACCGCCGTTGCATCGATGTTGACCGTGGGTGCCCTGGGCGTGGCCGGCATCGCCCTCGGGACGCACGCCGGGCTGATCCTCGGCGGCGTGCTGGCGTTCGGTGCCGGATGGGGATGGTCGGGGCTTTTCACGTTCGCGGTCGTCAAAGACAACCCCGAGGCACCCGCCACGGCCACCGGCATCACGCAGACGGGCGTCTTCCTGGGAGCGGCGATCGGCCCTCCCGTCTTCGGCCTCGTGGCCGACACGGTCTCGTTCACGGCCGCCTGGTGGATGACCGGAGCGGCACTGGTCGGAGCAGCCGCCATCATCCTCTTCGTGCGCAGCCACCGCCACACACACCTATGGTCGGCGTCGACATGGCGGGCCGCAACATGAACGCGGAGCAGACATCTCCGATGCTTCGAGAACAACGGCTCACCGGGACCCATGGAGAGCCGCAGAGAACTCCCACCCTTTCGTTCCACGGACGGCCGGCCACGCAACGCCTGTCGATCCATCCGGTGACCCACCGGATCCACAGCCCAACGGGTTCCCATCATGAGTGACTATCACCTGCACCTGCATCCCCATTTCCCAACGCCCGGTTCACCACCAATGGGCGTCTATCCCCCCGGTTACATCGACCAATACGTGGAGACGGCGCTGTCCCGAGGAGTCACCGAGCTCGGCTTCACCGAGCATCTCTACCGGTGCGTCGAATCCGCTCCGATCCTGGGCACCTGGTGGGAGCACGACCCCGACCCCCGCCTGTCGGCCGAGATGGAACGCTACGTCACACTGGAGCGCAACCTGTCACTCGAGGCGTATGTCGACGTCGTACTCGACGCCAAGCAACGCGGGCTCCCCGTCAAGCTCGGCCTCGAGGTCGACTTCGAGCCCGGAACCGTCGACTCCGTGTTGGATCTGCTCGCGGGCTATCCCTTCGACTTTCTCATCGGTTCCGTTCATTGGATAGGTGCCTGGTCCATCGACCGCCCGAGCGCCGCCCCCGAGTTCGCCAGGCGCGGCGTACGGCGCGCCTATGAGCAGTACTTCGAACTGGAAACCGAGCTCGCCGCCTCGGAAATGGTCGACGTTCTGGCCCATGCCGACCTCGTCAAGAAGCTCGGCATCCACCCGAAGGGGTCCTTGGACGACCTGTACACGCCACTGGTGGCCGCCGCGGCCGCAAGCGGTGTCGCCGTCGAAGTATCAAGCGCCGGCCTGCGAAAACCGGTTGGCGAGATCTACCCCGCCCCGCGTCTCCTTCGGAGCTTTCGCGCGGCCGGCGTTCCCATCACGCTCGCCAGCGACGCCCACATCCCCGACGAGGCAGGCTGGGGGCACATCCCGGTCGTACGCGCCGCGAGAGCCGCCGGATACACCCATCATCTGCGTTTCTCCGACCGCAAGAGATACGAGATGCCCTTGCCACATCCAACGGGAGACGACGCATGAGAGTGTCGTTCAAGACCCGACCGCAAAACACGGAATGGCGACCGATGATCGACTTCTGGCTCGAGGCCGATCGCATCGATCTGTACTCCGCCGGTTGGACCTTCGACCACTTCTACCCGATCTTCTCCGATCCCACCGGACCCTGCTTCGAAGGATGGACGATGCTGTCCTATCTGGCAGGGGTGACGGACCGGCTGCGCCTCGGTGTGCTCGTCAGCGGGAACACGCACCGGCATCCCGCGCTGCTCGCGAACATG
The genomic region above belongs to Actinomycetota bacterium and contains:
- the lpdA gene encoding dihydrolipoyl dehydrogenase, which produces MSLYDVVIIGAGPGGYAAALYAHNFGLSVALVEKDQQVGGTCLNRGCIPAKHWLHTAEVFTTVKEAAGFGVNSTEPTLDWGVAHARKNDIVAGLTKGLAGLLRSRGAEIISGFGRIEGPGKVRVAGVDGERVLEGRNVIVATGSGPRSIPGYEFDGTKIVTSDDALDWETQPKRVAIIGAGAIGCEFASMLVDVGSEVHLFEMMDQIVPGADADAAKELTRNLKRHGVKIRTSVQVGPAQITDTGVTVPFGDDSVDVDVVLVAVGRKPLTDGIGLESTKAVVDRGFVEVDKATMQTAEPGVYAIGDIVAGTPQLAHVGFAEAIAAITYIATGETQPVDYRAVPLVVYTRPEMAEVGYSEAKAKELGFDVEVTSHGFAAVSRARIIGQNRGIVKIVAEKNGPILGAVIVGPQAGELIHEMMYAVGWEALPSEAAAFIHAHPTLSEAVGETLLSASGRSLH
- a CDS encoding alpha/beta fold hydrolase, yielding MIQLPSSNHVIDTEAGIRLEARWDEPDVATGVVVFCHPHPQAGGTMHAPLMHRVTHGLVERGFAVLRFNFRGVGASTGTWDRGEGEIDDVAAAVQDARDRHADLPLGLAGWSFGALTSLRWQGRSDDDSPYAGIALPVGMFAEPKRLAPAPRVLIIGDRDQFATVEATRTYAKSIGATVEVLEGSDHFFTFRHDRVTEIVAQTLAQRHER
- a CDS encoding 3-isopropylmalate dehydrogenase; this translates as MPQYRIAAIPGDGVGAEITQEATRILNAAAQIHGFDVELETFDWSCDYYLQNGVMMPENALSTLADFDSIFLGCIGDANKVPDHISLQLLLAIRTGFDQYVNLRPIKLYPGVRTPITTATPETVDMLVIRENTEGEYSRVGGIFKQGTPESFALQTGVFTWKGCERVIRYAFDAAVQRRDTAGSPGRVTNCTKSNALNYSMVFWDEVYAAVAQDYPTVETDMALVDALTMWFVKNPGWFDVVVASNLFGDIITDLGAMLQGGMGFAGGGNVNPERTYPSMFEPIHGSAPKYTGKRIVNPIASIEAIRMMLEHLGEKEAADNVQQAVASTLGKGEVRTRDMGGNNTTDEVGLAVEKAMRATA
- a CDS encoding type II glyceraldehyde-3-phosphate dehydrogenase, with protein sequence MAKVKVGVAGYGVIGQRLADGAARQEDMEVVGVADVAPTLSVQALAERGMPFDLYAANADGRTALEGAGIPVTGDFDDLLGQVDIMLDATGAGIGAKNKEKYVQRGIKAIFQGGEAGEVADVFFHGYANYEKGLGRDYLKLTSCNTTGLIRAVDCLDRAVGIEKVAVTIIRRVADPGDTHRGLVDSLLMEPIPNHQAVDLMNIMPHIDATGLLVHAPVTHGHIISIVATPKRSIGKDAVIEAFREHPRIRVVKIADGFTTNTSLFNYARFLGHPRGDMYEIGLFEETVGMSGDDVMFAINIPQESVVIPETIDGIRAALELQTDRLEAVGLTNKYLGIG
- the pgk gene encoding phosphoglycerate kinase; its protein translation is MKIASLDDFDVRGSRVLLRVDINSPIDQETGAIADDNRLNKSLPTIEDLASAGAKTVIIAHQGDTLDYHNLVSLEEHAVKLSEKLSRTVSFIDDVAGPAARRAILDLEDGEILLLDNLRFLTEEVSTFENAVKLTPKEMTRTYLVRNLAPLFDLYVNDAFAAAHRSAPSMVAFQELLPTAGGRLLLEEVAALSNIAENPERPCVFVLGGLKISDAFGMMTKILAEGTADTLLTTGITGHIMLMAAGIDLGPASVRFIRDRSLDAFVPQAVDYLARYGDRIRVPIDVAVDDHGRRREVPVSDLPTDLMIIDIGSETIAEYGRVINEAATVFVNGPAGVYESQIGATGTRSLWEAVAATSGRSVIGGGDTVAGARRFIDLNDIDFVSTGGGALIRYLSGRPLPLLRAMEKAAERDLAR
- a CDS encoding cupin domain-containing protein; translated protein: MAGTFVPNASVDFETLDWGQLGWLSRPASTGAKQLVVIDVRLDPGGCHNFHKHPDQEEVLFVVEGAVEQWIGDEKHIMAAGDSCFVPKDTVHASFNDSDDDAKLLAILGPCVGEAGYELVDVSGEEPWASLR